One Pirellulales bacterium genomic region harbors:
- a CDS encoding SMP-30/gluconolactonase/LRE family protein, with translation MILRYTTTLRSLRVAFAIGVTVFAFGLSGVTLAAEKILLAEGLDNPESAVVGDDGRIYVTITGKPDAEDDGQVVAIENGKATVIAKGMNDPRGIGRKGKELFVADKKKVWRIDAAGEASVFVDTDGFPVKPFFLNDIEVGPEGDVFVSESGTFVANGAVYRIRPNKEVSIVTDTKAAPGLKGPNGLLADGKDHLLLADVASGRLYRVEIANGAATELAPGLGGADGVVKDAKGRIYIGDVRGGRVFRINEPGAKPEVFAEGFKSAADIVLDDKGRILVPDSKAGTLTAIPIVD, from the coding sequence ATGATTTTGCGGTACACCACGACGTTGCGATCGCTACGCGTTGCATTTGCGATCGGCGTCACGGTCTTTGCTTTCGGTCTTTCCGGCGTAACTCTAGCCGCGGAAAAGATTCTGCTCGCCGAGGGGCTTGATAATCCGGAATCGGCCGTGGTTGGCGACGATGGCCGAATCTACGTCACAATCACCGGGAAGCCTGACGCCGAAGACGATGGCCAGGTAGTCGCCATTGAGAATGGCAAGGCGACCGTTATTGCCAAGGGAATGAATGACCCGCGCGGCATTGGTCGTAAAGGAAAGGAACTTTTTGTTGCCGACAAGAAGAAGGTGTGGCGGATTGATGCTGCCGGCGAGGCCAGCGTCTTCGTCGACACTGACGGATTTCCGGTCAAGCCATTCTTTCTGAATGACATTGAAGTTGGTCCAGAAGGCGACGTATTTGTTTCCGAATCGGGAACTTTCGTCGCCAATGGCGCTGTCTATCGAATCCGGCCGAACAAGGAAGTCTCGATCGTCACCGATACGAAGGCGGCACCCGGTCTCAAAGGGCCGAATGGCCTGTTGGCCGATGGAAAGGATCACCTGTTGCTGGCCGACGTTGCATCCGGCCGGCTTTATCGGGTGGAAATCGCGAACGGCGCGGCAACTGAGTTGGCCCCGGGTCTTGGTGGCGCTGACGGCGTTGTCAAAGACGCGAAGGGCAGAATCTACATCGGCGACGTGCGCGGTGGCCGGGTTTTCCGCATCAACGAGCCCGGCGCAAAACCAGAAGTCTTCGCCGAAGGATTCAAATCTGCGGCCGACATTGTTCTGGACGACAAGGGGCGGATCCTGGTCCCGGATTCGAAGGCCGGAACGCTCACGGCGATTCCCATTGTCGACTGA
- a CDS encoding PEP-CTERM sorting domain-containing protein — protein sequence MTCTFASQRTLFAAPLHHLMLGLLALVIAFAAVGHASATTISQIPGGAAAAASFTLNNVEVVGILDSFSTNNTVVLQDSTGSILDFRIPNATYVPQVGDIINLTANNTPFQDGPELAGSSNTAVSLVSSGNPLNIPVISIPQFNSAVNASGSATQYGEAIVTLKNVHFAAGTSTTLSQNTSYTITDGLNIAILYANKSYSNVGQTPSTTNGLAQLNALGGGGAAALDITGFVSNFFGTAEFFPLSATASVPEPASLSLLGLGAIGFLACKGRTIAKRARRN from the coding sequence ATGACCTGCACCTTTGCTTCGCAACGTACGCTCTTCGCTGCGCCCTTGCACCATCTTATGCTCGGTCTTCTTGCGCTGGTGATCGCTTTCGCCGCGGTTGGGCACGCTTCTGCCACAACCATCTCGCAAATTCCCGGCGGCGCCGCTGCTGCCGCTTCCTTCACGCTCAATAACGTCGAAGTTGTCGGAATACTCGACAGCTTCTCGACCAACAACACGGTGGTTCTCCAGGACTCGACCGGCTCGATCCTCGACTTTCGAATCCCGAACGCCACGTATGTTCCTCAGGTGGGCGACATCATCAACCTCACCGCGAATAACACGCCGTTCCAGGACGGACCAGAGTTGGCCGGCAGTAGCAACACAGCGGTCTCGCTCGTTTCGTCCGGCAATCCCCTCAACATCCCCGTGATCTCCATCCCGCAGTTCAATTCCGCGGTTAACGCATCCGGCAGCGCGACACAGTATGGCGAGGCCATCGTGACGCTCAAAAACGTCCACTTTGCAGCAGGTACTTCCACGACGCTGTCGCAAAATACGTCGTACACGATTACGGATGGACTCAATATTGCGATACTGTACGCGAACAAAAGCTACAGCAATGTGGGCCAGACTCCCTCGACGACCAACGGGTTGGCGCAGCTCAACGCCCTCGGCGGTGGCGGTGCCGCGGCGCTCGACATTACGGGCTTCGTCAGCAACTTCTTCGGAACGGCCGAGTTCTTTCCCCTCTCGGCCACGGCGTCAGTTCCCGAGCCCGCGAGCCTGTCACTGCTCGGCCTGGGCGCGATCGGTTTTCTGGCCTGCAAGGGTCGCACGATCGCCAAGCGAGCGCGGCGGAACTAA